A stretch of Porites lutea chromosome 5, jaPorLute2.1, whole genome shotgun sequence DNA encodes these proteins:
- the LOC140937622 gene encoding dual specificity protein kinase TTK-like, protein MEPEATAIQKIQDNGNRPEDWLEFLSQQRTKSGPDLSTETCQHLIFLYERAVTQISAEDNKKNFSYARLLVECAKLQMRISEDDARRTFQLARSNAKHFAIVFVAWAQFELLLGNKSKCRGLLRKGKDFEAEPKELLLKAYDNFVEGKKILIDDREELTGFTYFRGKQKSSDSSVDSSPLSTGEDTSTSSRFTDSGSAKFADNTSAVISFKLPSILESCGRQPLSSRRSISSSSDEADTIPFQKGHFSHLQRGCQSTQKASVKSTPDVKSGSNSLAASMNLSVRRNKTRRDFGLPVRVKMTLPSVKEPGDDLDGISALELTVDESQQKSQPEMISVAQEAAPTNGNSCVASTCHTADRKIDEKPLTGKCLHPATTQNQFKGKQDDFEESVFTSQAQGNQLPSQQPNKTLQEGSQTIPTNPLSATLNNGSRTQNDHSSHRQTFPIQQIPTPQGSTALVSSSSIGSSVLQRPNSGSMPPNLGDSGSFIQHPIPQANHSGQLQGIPGQLRDNGFASAFTPEMHFVNPMMPIAPKAPQGIIVVNGKTYQKLGTIGKGGSSKVYQVYDGKRICALKYVNLEEADDFIVQSYVNEINLLKRLQGNDNIIKLFDWELSQEKSAIILVMECGSIDLAGFLRKNRNKMSRGELQGFWRQMLEAVHVVHQQGIIHSDLKPANFLLVEARLKLIDFGIARTLQGDKTSIELDTQVGTLNFMSPEAFQDISPRFDKTGNAKPKMKIGRPSDVWSLGCILYMMVYGRTPFQHITNHLQKLQCIMDPSHVIEFPDINDKHLLDVIEGCLRRSPKERYTIPQLLAHPFISSSAQGNTSSFSDPSVEIDSDRMFDCLMEFAKADVNSPRSIRALSQSFLKQLRAGNKISVSSAVPGRHHIHVNSQHAVPSIQVPGPALRQPLAGIDVQALSQAHNALKPPHVSGNDKYMRWNTIERDKENADLNAVLKRELAEKYRNAVPADISESTFEQSWNTTTGR, encoded by the exons ATGGAACCTGAGGCAACAGCAATTCAGAAAATCCAAGACAACGGCAATCGCCCAGAGGATTGGCTGGAGTTCCTGTCCCAACAAAGAACAAAGTCTGGTCCAGATCTTTCCACTGAAACCTGTCAACACTTAATCTTTCTTTATGAGAGAGCTGTCACTCAAATATCAGCTGAAGACAACAAAAAGAATTTCTCTTATGCTCGTCTTCTTGTGGAATGTGCAAAACTTCAAAT GAGAATCTCAGAAGATGATGCCAGAAGAACATTCCAGTTGGCAAGAAGCAATGCCAAGCACTTTGCTATTGTGTTTGTTGCATGGGCTCAATTTGAGCTATTGTTAG gaaacaaaagcaaatgtAGAGGCTTGCTTCGCAAAGGAAAAGATTTTGAGGCAGAGCCCAAAGAGTTGCTGTTAAAAGCATATGATAACTttgttgaaggaaaaaagattttgATAGATGACAGAGAGGAGTTGACAGGTTTCACTTACTTCAGAGGCAAACAGAAGAGTAGTGACTCTTCAGTTGATTCTTCTCCtttaagcacag GTGAGGACACATCAACAAGCTCTCGATTCACTGACAGTGGCAGTGCCAAATTCGCAGACAACACCAGTGCTGTAATTTCATTCAAGCTCCCCAGCATTCTAGAAAGCTGTGGTAGGCAACCACTGAGCAGTAGAAGAAGTATTAGCAGCAGCAGTGATGAAGCAGACACCATTCCATTCCAGAAAGGTCATTTTAGCCACCTTCAGAGGGGCTGTCAATCTACTCAAAAAGCATCTGTCAAGTCTACACCAGACGTTAAATCAG GTAGCAACAGCCTCGCTGCAAGCATGAATTTGTCAGTCCGGCGTAACAAGACGAGACGTGACTTTGGTCTGCCAGTAAGGGTGAAGATGACGCTTCCATCCGTCAAGGAGCCTGGTGACGATCTTGACGGTATCAGTGCGCTGGAGTTAACAGTGGATGAGTCTCAGCAAAAGAGTCAGCCTGAAATGATTTCAGTTGCTCAAGAAGCAGCACCAACCAACGGTAATTCATGTGTTGCTTCTACCTGTCATACTGCAGATAGAAAAATCGATGAAAAGCCCCTTACTGGGAAGTGCCTCCACCCAGCAACGACTCAGAATCAGTTTAAAGGCAAACAGGACGACTTTGAGGAGAGTGTATTCACATCACAAGCACAGGGTAACCAACTTCCTAGTCAGCAGCCAAATAAAACCTTGCAAGAAGGTTCACAGACAATTCCAACAAACCCTCTGTCAGCAACCTTAAATAATGGCAGCAGAACACAGAATGATCATTCAAGTCATCGACAAACATTTCCAATTCAGCAAATTCCCACCCCTCAAGGATCAACTGCACTCGTCTCCAGCAGCTCCATCGGATCAAGCGTGCTTCAGAGGCCGAACTCAGGTTCAATGCCACCCAATTTGGGGGACAGTGGCTCCTTCATTCAGCATCCTATCCCACAGGCCAACCACAGTGGACAGTTACAAGGGATCCCAGGCCAGCTTCGTGACAATGGATTTGCCTCTGCGTTCACGCCAGAAATGCATTTTGTCAACCCAATGATGCCTATTGCACCAAAGGCTCCTCAGGGTATTATTGTCGTAAACGGTAAAACCTACCAAAAGTTGGGCACTATCGGCAAAGGAGGCTCCAGCAAG GTATATCAGGTGTATGACGGCAAAAGAATTTGCGCCTTAAAGTATGTGAACCTGGAGGAAGCAGATGATTTTATCGTTCAGAGTTACGTTAACGAAAttaatcttttaaaaagacTTCAAGGAAATGATAACATCATCAAACTGTTTGACTG GGAGCTAAGCCAAGAAAAAAGCGCTATAATCTTAGTTATGGAGTGTGGAAGTATTGACCTTGCGGGCTTCTTGCGAAAAAACCGCAACAAGATGTCCAGAGGAGAACTGCAAGGATTCTGGAGGCAAATGCTGGAGGCTGTTCATGTGGTCCATCAACAAGGAATCATCCATAGCGACTTGAAACCCGCCAACTTTCTTCTTGTCGAGGCTCGTCTAAAACTGATTGATTTTGGGATCGCCCGTACATTGCAA GGAGACAAGACAAGTATAGAGCTTGACACACAGGTTGGGACGTTGAATTTTATGTCCCCAGAAGCCTTTCAAGATATTTCTCCTCGTTTTGATAAGACAGGAAATGCTAAACCAAAAATGAAG ATTGGCCGACCTAGTGACGTATGGTCTCTTGGATGTATCCTTTACATGATGGTGTACGGTCGCACACCGTTCCAACATATTACCAACCATCTTCAAAAGCTGCAATGTATTATGGATCCTTCTCACGTCATCGAGTTCCCGGATATCAATGACAAGCACTTATTAGATGTCATAGAG GGCTGTCTTCGCCGCAGTCCCAAAGAGCGCTACACCATTCCGCAGCTTTTAGCTCACCCTTTCATTAGCTCCTCAGCGCAAGGGAATACATCCTCGTTTTCAGACCCTTCGGTGGAAATAGACTCGGACAGAATGTTTGACTGCCTGATGGAGTTTGCCAAGGCTGATGTCAACTCTCCTCGATCAATACGAGCTCTCAGTCAG AGCTTCCTTAAACAGCTGCGTGCTGGAAATAAAATCAGTGTCTCATCAGCTGTACCTGGCAGGCACCATATTCATGTCAACTCTCAGCATGCAGTGCCATCGATTCAGGTCCCAGGCCCTGCACTCCGTCAGCCGTTGGCTGGAATTGACGTTCAAGCATTAAGTCAGGCACACAATGCATTGAAACCGCCTCACGTGTCAGGGAACGACAAGTACATGAGATGGAACACAATTGAACGTGATAAG GAAAATGCAGATCTAAACGCTGTATTGAAGCGTGAGCTTGCCGAAAAGTATAGAAATGCAGTTCCTGCTGACATTTCCGAGTCAACATTTG AACAGTCATGGAATACAACGACAGGAAGATGA